In a genomic window of Melanotaenia boesemani isolate fMelBoe1 chromosome 1, fMelBoe1.pri, whole genome shotgun sequence:
- the LOC121642032 gene encoding trace amine-associated receptor 13c-like produces the protein MTALLLNASIPGSTASLLVTTDCPFNLTAAAQAGQGSGHSLAPLCTVCCCGVLNRTLAVAFMVSLAFAIVIGNVVTLTVFVQTRQSRTPQGYLKVSLAIADMMVGVLVVPFSVYTEISLMVTSTPPIWYQGSTISSSLGGLVSPWQPCMLIGPVFAGCTFVSISTIFLMTLERSVAILWPLHKDALVTRRRTLLLILLSWAASFLLALAPLMFSNNFTLEYNECSRMCNYTPLLFRGRLPPDANILLLFPAFDFTLLGGTLAVNIVSFTSIRRYTQKRKLLSEGSLSDGGGGGGGCSHRPSFSDIKAAKTIGILTFAFTTSFSPIAVFVLGNVVGYTWCNFSFFAFWILTGNSCCNVIIYSVRDHRFRKGVTLLFQREQSPPHAEKT, from the exons ATGACTGCTCTGCTTCTCAACGCCAGCATTCCAGGGAGTACAGCATCTCTGCTGGTGACCACTGACTGTCCATTTAACCTAACGGCAGCTGCTCAGGCAGGACAAGGATCAGGCCACTCACTTGCCCCACTCTGTACCGTCTGTTGCTGCGGGGTCCTCAATCGCACTCTGGCAGTGGCGTTCATGGTCAGTCTGGCGTTTGCGATTGTGATTGGGAATGTGGTCACACTTACAGTGTTTGTTCAAACGAGGCAGTCAAGAACACCACAGGGATACTTGAAAG TGTCTCTGGCCATAGCAGACATGATGGTTGGTGTTCTTGTGGTGCCTTTCTCTGTCTACACTGAAATATCTCTGATGGTGACCAGCACTCCTCCCATTTGGTACCAGGGCAGTACTATTTCGTCATCCCTTGGTGGACTGGTGAGCCCTTGGCAGCCATGCATGTTGATTGGTCCTGTGTTTGCTGGATGCACTTTTGTCTCCATCAGCACCATCTTCCTGATGACCCTGGAGCGCAGTGTGGCCATCCTGTGGCCGCTCCACAAGGATGCACTGGTGACCCGAAGACGAAcgctgctcctcatcctcctctcctGGGCTGCCAGCTTCTTGCTGGCTCTCGCTCCTCTCATGTTCAGCAACAACTTCACTTTGGAGTACAATGAGTGTAGTCGTATGTGTAACTACACCCCACTATTGTTTAGAGGCCGGCTTCCACCTGATGCCAACATTCTTTTGTTATTCCCAGCATTTGACTTCACGCTGCTTGGGGGCACATTAGCGGTTAATATTGTGTCGTTCACTAGCATTCGACGGTACACCCAAAAACGCAAGCTGCTCTCAGAGGGAAGTCTGAGtgatggagggggaggaggtggaggatgcTCTCATAGGCCCTCCTTTTCAGACATCAAAGCTGCAAAGACAATTGGCATATTAACATTTGCCTTCACAACGTCCTTCTCTCCCATCGCAGTGTTTGTGCTTGGAAATGTGGTGGGATACACCTGGtgtaacttttctttctttgccttCTGGATTTTGACAGGAAACAGTTGCTGTAATGTCATTATCTACAGTGTCAGGGACCACCGCTTCAGGAAGGGTGTAACCCTGCTCTTTCAAAGAGAACAGTCCCCCCCACATGCTGAGAAGACCTGA